The Thunnus albacares chromosome 21, fThuAlb1.1, whole genome shotgun sequence genome window below encodes:
- the lsm5 gene encoding U6 snRNA-associated Sm-like protein LSm5, giving the protein MAATPTTNPSQLLPLELVDKCIGSRIHIVMKTDKEIVGTLLGFDDFVNMVLEDVTEFEITPEGRRITKLDQILLNGNNITMLIPGGEGPEV; this is encoded by the exons ATGGCGGCTACTCCAACGACAAATCCATCACAGTTGCTCCCACTTG AGCTGGTGGACAAATGTATCGGCTCTCGAATTCACATCGTCATGAAAACCGATAAAGAAATCGTCGGTACCCTGCTGGGGTTCGATGACTTTGTCA ACATGGTTCTAGAGGATGTGACAGAATT tgaaatCACACCAGAGGGAAGGAGGATAACCAAACTGGATCAGATTCTGCTCAATGGCAATAACATCACCATG CTGATACCTGGTGGAGAAGGCCCTGAAGTATGA